A single region of the Nicotiana sylvestris chromosome 6, ASM39365v2, whole genome shotgun sequence genome encodes:
- the LOC138870167 gene encoding uncharacterized protein, with product MLEMYVKVEDVPKNEIVRSRDNPQSSSGYSGAVFAGQVPDERVCIDLNLSLAANEQRENNLYPAFHNSQDEWGYRPNMNFTSGPSGTHHLIENVHNGISSHYDFENEQVGPPVLTQLTKNDVLHRDLADAQSEKQNSDYDNNVDESGDETPLFREDGDEQDEEEGPDLKRDPPRRRVYESEVSFHSRRFLTLITCQPCRMWKLSQGILMKSGQQCGMSLDQRCLQRECFF from the exons atgttggagatgtacgtgaaggtcgaagacgttcccaAAAACGAGATTGTGCGTAGCAGAGATAACCCTCAGTCATcgagtggttattctggagcagtttttgccggacaggttccggatgaaagagtttgcattgatttaaacttatcactgGCGGCGAATGAGcaacgagaaaataatttataccctgctttccataattcacaagacgagtg ggggtaccggccgaatatgaattttacaagtggcccatccggtactcatcacctaattgaaaacgtccataatggaatttcatcacattacgactt tgaaaacgagcaagttggaCCACCTGTACTCACTCAGTTGACGAAAAATgacgtattacatcgggatctggcagatgcacagagtgagaaacagaacagtgattacgataacaatgtcgatgaatccggagacgagacacccttatttcgtgaggatggtgatgaacaggatgaggaggaaggacctgatttgaagagagacccacctagacgaagagtgtacgagtccgaagtgtcatttcattcaaggagattccttacattgataacttgccaaccgtgccggatgtggaagctctcacaagggattttgatgaaatccggacagcaatgtgggatgagtctagaccaacggtgcttgcaaagggaaTGCTTTTTTTGA